Below is a genomic region from Leishmania mexicana MHOM/GT/2001/U1103 complete genome, chromosome 20.
AACTATGATGATCACGTTCTGCATTCTAGTAATGCACCTTCGCGGGGAGTTTTGCTTCAATAGAGTTTTGGATCTACACGCGATACAAATGTGTTATACGCCCCACGCCAGAGCTTCCATGAATGTGTATAGCTTTGCGTCTACAATCGCGCGCTGGCCCTTTTCCGCGTATCGTTTGACCACATCTGNNNNNNNNNNNNNNNNNNNNNNNNNNNNNNNNNNNNNNNNNNNNNNNNNNNNNNNNNNNNNNNNNNNNNNNNNNNNNNNNNNNNNNNNNNNNNNNNNNNNTAAATCAGTTCACCGCACAGGAAGATGTCAGAAAAAGGAAGGAAAGTGGTACTTCGTGAGAAAGTGAAAAAATCCCAGTCGCTGTAAATACGTTTGATCCTCAGGTCTTAGCATAAACCAGCATTTATGATTTAACAGGATATGTAAATCTCATAGTACCGCTTATAAAAACTATGATGATCACGTTCTGCATTCTAGTAATGCACCTTCGCGGGGAGTTTTGCTTCAATAGAGTTTTGGATCTACACGCGATACAAATGTGTTATACGCCCCACGCCAGAGCTTCCATGAATGTGTATAGCTTTGCGTCTACAATCGCGCGCTGGCCCTTTTCCGCGTATCGTTTGACCACATCTGAAAGTGCATTTAACGCGCTCTTGGGTTCAGAAATAGGAATCATGAGAACCTCAATGTCTTCCCCATCATCCAGGCGTTGTTTTGGTTTCTGATTTTCTGCGCGCTCGCCGTCAACGTCAAGACGCACCAAAACGCAACATGAGTCAGTGAGGCCAGGCTCCgtggagagaggcggtgaaATAGACACGATGCCAGCTTCATCTACAACAAAGCCAGTTTCCTCGTGCATCTCACGAATGGCAGCTTGACCAGCGTTTTCGTTCTCGTCCACCAAACCGGCTGGAAACTCCAAGCAAACTGAGTCCACTGGTGGTCGATACTGTGCAACAACAACAATGAACCTCTCGCTGCTTCTCCGTACCACGGCACAGATTTCGACGGCGTCAACCGGGATTGGTGCCGGGGAGCGTTCAAAGGCACTCACAGGCGTGGATCGGGTGGTCCTCTGCACCATTTCCCACTTATTTCCTGGAtgcgcaccatcgccactGGCGGTGTATGAGAGAGCACAAAGTCGTGTGAATTTCAGCCCACTGACGACCTCGAGTCCCGTTCTGACATAGGTATGCTTCATGGTCTGTGTTGCTCTCAAAACAGAAAGGACCTGAAGCTGGATATGGAACTGTGAAGGTGCTTTAAAGCGTTGAGGTCTAAGACTCttgtgaggagggggaaacGGAGGTGAGGAGACCGTCAGAAGTGCACCGGGTGGGTGAAGAGGAAAGCTTATCAATGTCATTGGCAATTCTGCTGGAGGAAAAAGAGAAACCAGGAGCTCAAGCAGCTTGTCGGGCTCTTTATCCCCGCGCTCTACCGTCGCTCAGGTACTCTGCGTTGGAAAACACACAAGAGATATGTGTGTCCACTGCTTGGAGGAGTGAATTTGCAGCATCGGCTTCTGACTTGTTGgtacgccccccccccttcccttcacCACTATGCGAAGCTCTTTCGTACTCGACAAGAACTATCTCTTGCAGGTGCTCATAAGGCATTCCAGCGTGTGCAGCCACTTCTCGAAGCGCCTCTGTCCGCTCCGGAAACACTTGATCAGGCAGTTTTTCTGAATATATCAGAAACGCCTTCAGTGTAATAAACGTGACGTAGGGGTGAAACTGAGTTTTTGCCCCAACACCATAAAGAGGACGTGTACATGCGCCGTCGAGTTGATCATTGCAAGGAAACTAAAAAGCTCAAGCCCTGTCAAAAAGGGGTATTTCGCGTCCTTTTTTGTATCACTGTGTTCTGGGACGCGTGTTTTCAGCGGCGGAGAGGAAATCCGTTTTGCACATTGCCGGGCCTTTTGCATCTCTGTGAAGGAACGCATAGTCGTGCTCGTTTGCGCTCAAAGGCAATCTCCACCCTCTGTTTGTCTCACCTCTTCTTCGTTCATATTATTGATGATTACATTGGCAACactttcgttttttttttgctcctCTGCGCATCATCAGAAACAAAGAAATCTCGTCTGTGTAATGAAGGCAACGTCGGGTCGAGCCCCCCTTCTTCGGATGCTTGACGACTGTCAAGTCTTGAGTTTTCAGCGCAGGTGGCATCTCATTAAAGGTGACAGAAAACAAAATGAAGAACTGAAAAAGGTTGAATTCGCACCCACCTTTGAGCATGACCAAATCGTCAAAGGCGCTGAAAGTGGCCCCTCCGCCGGCAGCTCGACAACTGGCGATGAGCCAACGGAGCCACTGTCGGAAGGTCTGACGAACACGATGGGGGAAACACCGTATCGGGTCAGTTGGTATGACTTTCAAACTGTGAGTCCTGCGAAACGGTTTACTTACTGGGTATACCGTCGCTTGCGTGATCTGCCACCTGAGTGGCAGGAGTACTATCGCAGAATGGTGTATCAAGAAATTAGCGCTAGCCGGTACGTGAACCAAACGTGGGATTGCTTTATGATGGTTGTTGATGGGTATCGAAAAGCGAAATGGGTACTTCGAAAGTACGGTGTGAAGGTCGACGAGAGCCTTATACCGAGACCATACAACAATTTCTGGGAAGAAACCACACACGAGGAGCGTGTCTGGGCCCACCGGCGGTCTCATCAAATGAAAGAGCtacaggcgctgcagcgcgacgATGACGAAGCAGTCTTCGGAGCGAGCATGATGAATCGGAACGAAGTTTCTTATACGTCAATCAAAAACCTTCAGACTGGAATGCAAGGTGGAACGCCTCTTCACGCTCACGACCTACCTGCGCCAAAAGAATCAGAATTGAGAATGTCGCGTCAGGATGAGGAAATGAGTAGTGCTCTCATGTCGAGCATCGAAGATGACAAGCTGTGGAACCCAGTGCTGCGATCTCGATTGCACACACAGCGTCAGCGAGCAGAGGCGGAACTTTACGGCTTTGAAGATGAAGATGATGacgaagctgctgctgaaatTCAGCGAAAGTGAGCACAATGGGCTTATCCTTTTCTCCTAAGTCAATGTGTATTTTCTTTTGCTTCTTGCAACgcagaaaggaaaaaaggaaCGTTTATCCAGCAACAGGCACCGCAGCCTGTGATGCTGCGCGACTTCATGAGGTGGTAAAAAAGAACAAGTAATAATGCTTTTTGGCTGATCTAGTGCAGCGCTTGCACATGCCGAGATGGCGGGTAAAAGCTCGACCCTCTTTACGatttcaaaaaaaaaaatgcagCGTTTCcgtctcttctccttcctcttGCGGTTGCTGGCGCTTTTTGTATGCAGAACAAAACCACACACTTTCAGCCATATCAACAAAGGCCATCCCGTTtgcaccttttttttcttgcggAAAATGGCAGACCTTCTTTCTCTTCAACAAATTACTGAGCTTAAAGAAGCCTTTTCCGCATTTGACGTTGATTGTGATGGTAGCATTACTGTGGATGATTTGGAGCAAGTGTTCAGTTCCATTGGTCACAAAGTGTCCAAGAAAAGGCTGCAGTCGATTTTATGTGAAGCTGACCTAGACTCCAACGGGGTGATCGACTTCCCGGAGTTTCTCACGCTTGTCGCCACTAAGCTGAACGACC
It encodes:
- a CDS encoding nudix hydrolase-like protein, translating into MTLISFPLHPPGALLTVSSPPFPPPHKSLRPQRFKAPSQFHIQLQVLSVLRATQTMKHTYVRTGLEVVSGLKFTRLCALSYTASGDGAHPGNKWEMVQRTTRSTPVSAFERSPAPIPVDAVEICAVVRRSSERFIVVVAQYRPPVDSVCLEFPAGLVDENENAGQAAIREMHEETGFVVDEAGIVSISPPLSTEPGLTDSCCVLVRLDVDGERAENQKPKQRLDDGEDIEVLMIPISEPKSALNALSDVVKRYAEKGQRAIVDAKLYTFMEALAWGV
- a CDS encoding putative calmodulin gives rise to the protein MAGKSSTLFTISKKKMQRFRLFSFLLRLLALFVCRTKPHTFSHINKGHPVCTFFFLRKMADLLSLQQITELKEAFSAFDVDCDGSITVDDLEQVFSSIGHKVSKKRLQSILCEADLDSNGVIDFPEFLTLVATKLNDPEEKELEMRRAFRMYDLGNTGFITVSNLRFVMGRLGCFLTSQQAFDMISEADADGDGKLSFDDFRRVMTEGWGATP